The genomic interval CAGGATGAAGAGATGGATTTTAATCATTTCCATTCACCTGCTCTTTTTTCTATCTTTTCATGTAGATATTCAGATGCTGGAGGGAACGCTGAGCGGTTCGAGGTTTTTAGGTTTTCATCTTATAGATATTTTTACTACAATAGAGCTTTTTCTAGCTACGTTCGAGCTGCCTGTAAATATGATAATAGGCACCGCGACAATTGCTGTTTTTTATCTTCTTGTCGGCGGAAGAAGCTACTGTGCATGGGTTTGTCCATATGGTATACTAAGCGAAATCGGCGAAAAATGGCATGACACTCTTGTAAATAAAAAAATTATCAAAGAGAGAAAGTTTGATCACAGAGTCAGACATATTTTTTGGGCTATATTTTTGAGCCTCTCTTTTATTAGCGGCTATTTGGTGTTTGAGACATTTAACGTTGTGGGAATTTTAAGCCGTATGATCGCGTATGGATGGAGTTTGGCACTTCTATGGGTTGTTGTTGTTTTGGCTTTTGAGGTTTTTTACTCCCGAAGAGCTTGGTGTACCTACATATGCCCGATTGGAACCACATACGGTTACCTAGGTAAAATCTCGGCACTCAGAGTAGAGTGGAATGACAACTGCGACCACTGTATGGTTTGCCATGACGTATGTTTTGAAAATCAGGTTTTAGAGATTACAAAAGCAAAATATGACAAACAAAGAGAAGAAAAGGGTATAACAAGAGAGTATATTACAGGTGCAGACTGTACTCTTTGCGGAAGATGTATTGATGTTTGCCATACAGATGCGCTAAACTTTGATTTTAGACTTAAGAGCCTGGTGTAAAAAATGATAACTATTTCAAACCTTACAAAAAAATTCGGCGAGCATATATCCCTTGAGAGTGTGAGTTGCGAGTTTAACAAAAATGACTCCATAGCACTAATGGGCGCTAACGGTGCGGGAAAAACAACCCTTATCCGCGCAATCCTCGGATACTACCATCCAGATTCGGGAAAAGTTCTTGTAGATGGTTTTTGTCCGATTAAAGAGAGGGTAAAGGTGTTGCAAAATGTCAGTTTTGTACCGCAACTTCCCCCTCCCATAAAATTAAATATCCAAGAACTGATGCAGTATATCTGTATGAGCACAGACATAGACAAAGAACTCATCGAACACTACTCAAACGAAATGAAGCTTGATATCAAAGCAAATCTTTACAAGTCATTCTTTAAACTAAGCGGCGGTATGAAACAAAAACTGCTTATAGCAATTAGTTTAGCAAAAAAAAGCAACATCATTATATATGACGAGCCGACTGCAAATCTTGATCCAAAGGCAAGAGATGACTTCTATAGACTTTTAAAACAAAATGAAGATGAAAAAGTTCTTCTTTTTGTTACTCATAGAGTAGAGGAAGTTCAAGAATTAGTCAATAGACAAATATATATGGACATGGGAAAAGTGGTTGCAGATGAAAGACTCTAAAGTTTCGTTTTTTATCTTAAATTTTTTGCTTCTGTTTTTTATATCAGGTTGTAATTCATCAGGCTCTCTCTCTTCTAAAGATAATAAGGAGAAACAAAAAGAGGTATGTCCAAAATGCAATATGGAGCTTCCTTCATCAAATATTTACACGGCAAAGCTTCAATCACAAAACAAAAGCTACGGGTTTGATGATATTGGATGTCTGGTTCTTTGGAGCCAAGAAAAAAACATAAGCATGTATAAAGCAGAGGTTTTTACGAACGATACGCAAAAATACATAGATGCATCAAAAGCATACTTTAGCTTTAATGAGAAGACGCCCATGAGTTATGGATTTGGCGCGTATGAGATTGAAAAAGAGAACACTGTAAAAATAGACGAGGTCAAACTAAGAATACTCAGAGGCGAACATATGGGAAATCCAAAAATTAGAAAACAGATACTAGGGTACTAAAGGATTGATTTGAAAAATTTATATTTAATTGCATATCTAGATCTAAAAGAGTCTATAAGAGCCAAATGGTTTTTGGTCTACTCTCTTGTATTTGGAGGCTTAATTGCCCTCTTTTTTATAGCAGGAGTAACTGAATCTCAGGTAATGGGATTTAGCGGGCTCAGCAGACTTCTGCTTATGTATATCCAAATTACGATAGTTATACTTCCTATATTTATACTCATAACCACCGTTCGCTCCATCTCTGGCGACAGAGACAACCATATACTTGAGTATATGCTCTCGTTTCCTATTTCGCTAAGGCAGTATTACTGGGGTAAAATCATCGGAAGGTTTATTACTGTATATCTTCCTGTTCTTTTTGCTATGATTATTGCTATAATTTTTGGTTTTATAAAAGGTGCGGCAATTCCGTGGAGTATCTTCTTTTTATATACGGGGCTGCTCTTCTCGCTATCAAGCGCTTTTTTAGGTATAGCGTTTTTCATCTCTTCGTTTGTAAAATCATCTGAAGTTGCTCTTGGAATCTCATTCTTTGTCTGGATATTTCTACTCGCTTTTATAGATATAGCACTTATCTCGCTTATGATGCAGCAAAGGATGAATGAAGAACTTATCATATTTATCGCTATGATTAACCCAATGGAACTCTTCAGGGTAGCCGCAATATCTCTTTTTGATCCCGAACTTACCGTTATGGGACCTGTTGCCTTTTATATACTTGACCTTATGAGTCAAAGCGTATTTGTTCTTGTCTCCATCGGCTATCCTCTTCTCTTGGGGCTGGCTTTTGCTTACGGCGGTTTTAAAATATTTGAAAAAAAAGATTTGGTTTAAAAGGAGTTTGTATGTACAAAAAAATATTCGCATCACTGGTAATTGCTCTATCTCTCTTGCCTATTTCAAGCTTGAGCGCAAACGACTCTTACAAGATGGATTTTGATAAAGAGAGTACATGTGTAGTAAGAAAGATGAAGGTGTATGAAGCACCCATGTGGGCTTGTAAAATAGAGCTAGCAAACAGCAAAAAACTTTTCTTTTCATCTCCCAAATCAATGATGGAGTTTTATCTACAACCAGGCAGATGGTTTGATATCGGTGTCAAAAGCGAGGAAGACTTCAAAGAAATTTTAGTTACCGATTTTGACACTCTCAAACCCATAAACGCCAAAGGTGCTTTTTTTGTCTA from Sulfurimonas crateris carries:
- a CDS encoding NapH/MauN family ferredoxin-type protein; translated protein: MDKYNNRETIKHSSFWSTFFDRTKDGKKKFSYRMKRWILIISIHLLFFLSFHVDIQMLEGTLSGSRFLGFHLIDIFTTIELFLATFELPVNMIIGTATIAVFYLLVGGRSYCAWVCPYGILSEIGEKWHDTLVNKKIIKERKFDHRVRHIFWAIFLSLSFISGYLVFETFNVVGILSRMIAYGWSLALLWVVVVLAFEVFYSRRAWCTYICPIGTTYGYLGKISALRVEWNDNCDHCMVCHDVCFENQVLEITKAKYDKQREEKGITREYITGADCTLCGRCIDVCHTDALNFDFRLKSLV
- a CDS encoding ABC transporter ATP-binding protein, whose protein sequence is MITISNLTKKFGEHISLESVSCEFNKNDSIALMGANGAGKTTLIRAILGYYHPDSGKVLVDGFCPIKERVKVLQNVSFVPQLPPPIKLNIQELMQYICMSTDIDKELIEHYSNEMKLDIKANLYKSFFKLSGGMKQKLLIAISLAKKSNIIIYDEPTANLDPKARDDFYRLLKQNEDEKVLLFVTHRVEEVQELVNRQIYMDMGKVVADERL
- a CDS encoding ABC transporter permease, which codes for MKNLYLIAYLDLKESIRAKWFLVYSLVFGGLIALFFIAGVTESQVMGFSGLSRLLLMYIQITIVILPIFILITTVRSISGDRDNHILEYMLSFPISLRQYYWGKIIGRFITVYLPVLFAMIIAIIFGFIKGAAIPWSIFFLYTGLLFSLSSAFLGIAFFISSFVKSSEVALGISFFVWIFLLAFIDIALISLMMQQRMNEELIIFIAMINPMELFRVAAISLFDPELTVMGPVAFYILDLMSQSVFVLVSIGYPLLLGLAFAYGGFKIFEKKDLV
- a CDS encoding nitrous oxide reductase accessory protein NosL translates to MYKKIFASLVIALSLLPISSLSANDSYKMDFDKESTCVVRKMKVYEAPMWACKIELANSKKLFFSSPKSMMEFYLQPGRWFDIGVKSEEDFKEILVTDFDTLKPINAKGAFFVYGSNVISPAGDDLVPFATYEAANNFASKHNGKRVFAFNQISDALIRLLNGRL